Proteins encoded in a region of the Streptomyces sp. NBC_01298 genome:
- a CDS encoding ABC transporter substrate-binding protein has product MRTNIRRTTATALVSALAVTALAACGTSSDGDDPKEQPSGGSSDVSAPLDPKTKVTISMDCMPPAAKKAELKQWKEDVAEFNKTYPNVTIEGRSTPGQCLEPPRFTAMLKAKSQPDVFYAYFTDLKQVLDNDGAEDISAYVTAKTVPGIDDIDKNVVNTLKQDGKLYGLPTSNYTMGLLINRKLFTQAGLNPDQPPRTWDEVRAAAKKIAALGNGTAGYGEYSVENTGGWHFTAAMYGLGGDVVGADGKAAFNNATGKQVVDNLKAMRWEDDSMGKTQLLKWGDLQKQMASDKLGMFLAAPDDITYMVQQLAGKYENFGMGPIPGGAATLAGGNGYMIKKGSSPDKIKAAIAWLNFKTLAVGKGQFQYDRSKTDGLPVGLPQPAFFTGASKAKDDELKAASATMPVVNFKSFLDNPVAGKAEPAKAQEVYKVLDKVMSGVLTNKDADSAQLLAEAEKAVNQVLANQ; this is encoded by the coding sequence ATGAGAACCAACATCCGCCGCACCACCGCGACCGCCCTCGTCTCGGCGCTCGCCGTCACCGCCCTCGCGGCCTGCGGCACGAGCAGCGACGGAGACGACCCCAAGGAGCAGCCGTCCGGCGGTTCCTCGGACGTTTCCGCACCGCTCGACCCCAAGACCAAGGTCACCATCTCCATGGACTGCATGCCGCCCGCCGCGAAGAAGGCGGAGCTCAAGCAGTGGAAGGAGGACGTGGCGGAGTTCAACAAGACCTACCCGAACGTCACGATCGAAGGCCGCTCCACCCCCGGCCAGTGCCTGGAGCCCCCGCGGTTCACCGCGATGCTCAAGGCCAAGTCGCAGCCGGACGTCTTCTACGCCTACTTCACGGACCTCAAGCAGGTCCTCGACAACGACGGCGCCGAGGACATCTCCGCGTACGTCACGGCCAAGACGGTTCCGGGCATCGACGACATCGACAAGAACGTCGTCAACACCCTGAAGCAGGACGGCAAGCTCTACGGCCTGCCCACCAGCAACTACACGATGGGCCTGCTGATCAACCGCAAGCTCTTCACGCAGGCGGGCCTCAACCCCGACCAGCCCCCGCGCACCTGGGACGAGGTCCGCGCGGCCGCCAAGAAGATCGCGGCGCTCGGCAACGGCACCGCCGGCTACGGCGAGTACAGCGTCGAGAACACCGGCGGCTGGCACTTCACGGCCGCCATGTACGGCCTGGGCGGCGACGTCGTCGGAGCCGACGGCAAGGCGGCCTTCAACAACGCGACCGGCAAGCAGGTCGTCGACAACCTCAAGGCCATGCGCTGGGAAGACGACAGCATGGGCAAGACCCAGCTGCTCAAGTGGGGTGACCTGCAGAAGCAGATGGCCTCGGACAAGCTCGGCATGTTCCTCGCCGCGCCCGACGACATCACCTACATGGTCCAGCAGCTCGCCGGCAAGTACGAGAACTTCGGCATGGGCCCGATCCCCGGCGGCGCCGCGACGCTGGCCGGCGGCAACGGCTACATGATCAAGAAGGGCAGCTCGCCGGACAAGATCAAGGCGGCCATCGCCTGGCTGAACTTCAAGACGCTCGCGGTCGGCAAGGGGCAGTTCCAGTACGACCGTTCCAAGACCGACGGCCTGCCGGTCGGGCTTCCGCAGCCCGCCTTCTTCACCGGTGCCAGCAAGGCCAAGGACGACGAGCTGAAGGCCGCCAGCGCCACCATGCCGGTCGTCAACTTCAAGTCCTTCCTGGACAACCCGGTAGCCGGCAAGGCCGAGCCGGCGAAGGCCCAGGAGGTCTACAAGGTCCTCGACAAGGTGATGTCGGGGGTCCTGACCAACAAGGACGCCGATTCGGCGCAGCTCCTCGCGGAGGCCGAGAAGGCCGTCAACCAGGTGCTGGCCAACCAGTAG
- a CDS encoding carbohydrate ABC transporter permease — protein sequence MSAPTLPGTSREEFLRAFKRNLSAHGFLIGAVLCFSFFSWYPMVREFLLAFQKTEGGAVHWVGWDNFRYVFNDPTFWQAWRNTLLFSGLALVLGFAVPFVVSIVLNEFRHAQGYLRLLVYLPVMMPPVASILLFKYFYDPGYGVFNRILEFLHLPAQDWLQSTDTAMLSVVIASTWMNMGGATLIYLAALQGIPGELYEAAELDGAGVLRKIWYVTIPQTKLILSLMLLMQIIATMQVFVEPFMLTGGAGPEGSTTTVVVLIYQYAFSFNQYGGAAALGLCLLVLLAGFSAVYVRLSRDNEN from the coding sequence ATGTCGGCTCCCACCCTGCCCGGTACCTCTCGTGAGGAATTCCTCCGGGCGTTCAAGCGGAACCTCTCGGCCCACGGCTTTCTGATCGGCGCCGTCCTCTGCTTCTCCTTCTTCTCCTGGTACCCGATGGTCCGGGAGTTCCTGCTGGCCTTCCAGAAGACCGAGGGCGGAGCCGTCCACTGGGTCGGCTGGGACAATTTCCGCTACGTCTTCAACGACCCGACGTTCTGGCAGGCCTGGCGCAACACCCTCCTCTTCAGCGGGCTCGCGCTGGTACTCGGCTTCGCCGTGCCGTTCGTGGTCTCGATCGTGCTCAACGAATTCCGGCACGCGCAGGGTTACTTGCGCCTGCTGGTCTACCTCCCGGTGATGATGCCGCCGGTGGCCTCGATCCTGCTCTTCAAGTACTTCTACGATCCCGGTTACGGGGTCTTCAACAGGATTCTGGAATTCCTGCACCTGCCGGCGCAAGACTGGCTGCAATCCACCGATACGGCGATGCTCTCCGTCGTCATCGCTTCCACATGGATGAACATGGGCGGCGCGACCCTGATCTACCTGGCAGCCCTCCAGGGCATCCCCGGAGAGCTCTACGAAGCGGCTGAGCTCGACGGAGCCGGGGTGCTGCGCAAGATCTGGTACGTCACGATCCCGCAGACCAAGCTCATCCTCTCGCTCATGCTGCTCATGCAGATCATCGCGACGATGCAGGTGTTCGTCGAGCCGTTCATGCTCACGGGCGGAGCCGGCCCCGAGGGGTCGACGACCACCGTCGTCGTCCTCATCTACCAGTACGCGTTCAGTTTCAACCAGTACGGCGGCGCCGCGGCCCTGGGCCTGTGCCTGCTCGTCCTGCTCGCCGGCTTCTCCGCCGTGTACGTCCGGCTGAGCCGCGACAACGAGAACTGA
- a CDS encoding response regulator: MSDAGRPGAAGASGAAGAFDVLVVDDDLRVARINAAYVAKVPGFRVAAQAHSAAEALALLDSRPVDLILLDHYLPDENGLDLVRRLRERGHRTDVIMVTAARDLATVQAAMRLGALQYLVKPFTFAGLRTRLEAYAALRRTLDTGGEAEQSEVDRIFGALAAAGADAPSDLPKGHSPTTADLVRGILRAAEGPLSTQQIADRAGISRQTAQRYLKLLDRAGRVVLALRYGETGRPEHRYAWRPPTTG, from the coding sequence ATGAGCGATGCCGGCCGACCCGGGGCAGCCGGGGCATCCGGGGCAGCCGGCGCCTTCGACGTGCTGGTCGTCGACGACGATCTGCGCGTCGCCCGGATCAACGCGGCCTACGTGGCCAAGGTCCCCGGCTTCCGCGTCGCGGCCCAGGCCCATTCTGCGGCGGAGGCACTGGCGCTCCTCGACTCCCGCCCCGTGGACCTGATCCTCCTCGACCACTACCTCCCCGACGAGAACGGCCTCGACCTGGTCCGGCGCCTGCGCGAACGCGGCCACCGCACCGACGTGATCATGGTGACCGCCGCCCGCGACCTGGCCACCGTCCAGGCCGCCATGCGCCTCGGCGCCCTCCAGTACCTGGTCAAACCCTTCACCTTCGCGGGCCTGCGCACCCGTCTGGAGGCCTACGCGGCCCTGCGCCGCACCCTGGACACCGGCGGCGAGGCCGAACAGTCGGAGGTGGACCGGATCTTCGGGGCCCTCGCCGCGGCCGGCGCCGACGCCCCGAGCGATCTCCCCAAGGGCCACTCCCCCACCACCGCCGACCTGGTCCGCGGCATCCTGCGCGCGGCCGAAGGCCCGCTCTCCACCCAGCAGATCGCCGACCGCGCGGGCATCAGCCGCCAGACCGCCCAGCGCTACCTCAAGCTCCTCGACCGCGCCGGCCGCGTCGTCCTCGCCCTGCGGTACGGCGAGACGGGCCGCCCTGAGCACCGATACGCCTGGCGTCCGCCCACGACCGGCTGA
- a CDS encoding LacI family DNA-binding transcriptional regulator yields MTRRLAQVAKKVGVSEATVSRVLNGKPGVSDATRQSVLTALDVLGYERPTQLRGERARLVGLVLPELQNPIFPAFAEVIGGALAQQGLTPVLCTQTTGGVSEADYVELLLQQQVSGVVFAGGLFAQADAPHEHYRLLHDRKVPVVLINASIEDLGFPCVSCDDAVAVEQAWRHLASLGHERIGLVLGPPDHIPSLRKLVAAQAVAAAAGTELPAAHVERALFSLEGGHAATSRLLDRGVTGIICASDPLALGAIRAARRRGLDVPGEVSVVGYDDSAFMNCTEPPLTTVRQPIEAMGRAAVELLTAQIQGAAVQPGELLFEPELVVRGSTAQVPRPRPA; encoded by the coding sequence ATGACGCGACGACTTGCTCAAGTGGCGAAGAAGGTGGGGGTCAGCGAGGCAACGGTCAGCCGGGTGCTCAACGGCAAGCCGGGCGTCTCGGACGCGACCCGCCAGTCCGTGCTCACCGCCCTGGACGTCCTCGGCTACGAGCGCCCCACCCAGCTGCGCGGCGAACGGGCCCGGCTGGTCGGCCTGGTCCTGCCGGAACTCCAGAACCCGATCTTCCCTGCCTTCGCCGAGGTGATCGGCGGGGCGCTGGCCCAGCAGGGGCTGACCCCGGTGCTCTGCACGCAGACCACCGGAGGGGTCTCCGAGGCGGATTACGTCGAGCTCCTGCTCCAGCAGCAGGTGTCCGGCGTGGTCTTCGCCGGCGGGCTCTTCGCGCAGGCCGACGCCCCGCACGAGCACTACCGGCTGCTCCACGACCGCAAGGTCCCGGTGGTGCTGATCAACGCTTCGATAGAGGACCTCGGCTTCCCGTGCGTCTCCTGCGACGACGCCGTCGCGGTCGAACAGGCCTGGCGGCACTTGGCCTCCCTCGGTCACGAGCGCATCGGGCTGGTGCTGGGCCCGCCCGACCACATCCCCTCCCTGCGCAAGCTGGTGGCCGCCCAGGCGGTCGCGGCGGCGGCCGGTACGGAGCTGCCCGCCGCGCACGTGGAACGGGCGCTGTTCTCCCTGGAGGGCGGCCACGCGGCCACCTCGAGGCTGCTGGACCGCGGGGTGACCGGCATCATCTGCGCGAGCGACCCGCTGGCCCTCGGGGCCATCAGGGCGGCCCGCCGGCGCGGCCTGGACGTGCCCGGCGAGGTCTCCGTCGTCGGGTACGACGACTCGGCCTTCATGAACTGCACCGAGCCCCCGCTGACCACCGTCCGGCAGCCCATCGAGGCCATGGGCAGGGCCGCCGTGGAGCTGCTCACCGCACAGATCCAGGGGGCCGCCGTACAGCCCGGAGAGCTGCTCTTCGAGCCCGAGCTCGTCGTGCGCGGCTCCACCGCGCAGGTTCCGCGCCCCCGTCCGGCGTAA
- a CDS encoding discoidin domain-containing protein, producing the protein MRRHNWRWRTLAALISTALLMLGWPALTAVAAGGPSVSAGRPAAASSTNGAYTAANVTDGNQSSYWESAGSTFPQWVQTDLGATTRVDQVVLKLPATWESRNQTLSVQGSADGTSFSTLVSSATHTFGQGAGNVVTIGFPATQARYVRIDITANTGWQAAQLSELEVRAPGESGTNLALGKTLTASSNTQVYVPGNANDGNAASYWESVNNAMPQWLQADLGSSVRVDRVVLKLPENWGARTQTLKIQGSANGTDYLDLTASKGYDFSPAGGNTVSITFDATTTRYVRVWIASNSVQPGGQLSELEIYGPTTGDTQAPTAPTALAYTEPATGQIKLTWTAATDNTGVTGYDVYANNQLRTSVAGNVTTYTDTQPASASVTYYVRAKDAAGNQSGNSNSVTRAGDTGDTQAPTIPGALTFTEPAAGQIKLAWQASTDNTGVTGYEVFANNVLLTTVAGNVTTYTDAQPATATVSYFVRAKDAAGNRSGDSNSVTRNGSGGTGGSNLAVGKPIEGSSVIHTFVAENANDNSTSTYWEGAGGAYPSTLTVKLGANADVDRLVLKLNPDSSWGTRTQNIQVLGREQSASGVTGLVAAKDYVFNPASGSNTVTIPVGARIADVQLRFTSNTGSSNGQIAEFQVMGVAAPNPDLQVTAVSASPAAPVESDSVTLSATVKNTGPAPAPATSVSFQLGGSKIASANVPALAAGASATVTAAIGPRDAGSYPLSAIVDEANTVVEQNDTNNSLTGSPLVVRPVDSSDLVASSVGWSPSAPSAGQSVGFSVTVKNQGTVAAAAGTHGVTLTLQDAGGATIRTLSGSFSGALAAGASSAPIALGNWTAANGKYTVKVVLADDANELPVKRANNTSSKPFFVGRGANMPFDTYEAEDGVVGGGANVVGPNRTVGDIAGEASGRKAVNLDATGEYVEFTTRAATNTLVTRFSIPDAPGGGGIDSTINVYVNGALKKALPLTSKYAWLYGAEAGPGNAPSAGAPRHIYDEANILLGETVPAGSKIRLQKDTANTTTYAIDFVSLEQATVIANPDPATYTVPAGFTHQDVQNALDKVRMDTTGKLVGVYLPPGDYDTASKFQVYGKAVQVVGAGPWFTRFHAPSSQDNTDNGWRAEGTAKGSSFTGFAYFGNYTSRIDGPGKVFDFANVTDMTIDNVWNEHQVCLYWGANTDRITIKNSRIRDTFADGINMTNGSTDNLVANIEARSTGDDSFALFSAIDAGGADMKNNVYENLSAILTWRAAGVAVYGGFNNTFRNIYIADILVYSGITISSLDFGYPMNGFGTDPTLFENISIVRAGGHFWGAQTFPGIWIFSASKVFQGIRINNVDIVDPTYSGIMFQTQYVGGQPVNPIKDTILKDITITGAKKSGDAFDAKSGFGLWANEMPEAGQGPAVGEVTIQNLRMSDNAVDVRNTTSTFKINQLP; encoded by the coding sequence ATGAGAAGGCACAACTGGAGATGGCGGACCCTGGCCGCCTTGATCAGTACGGCCCTGCTGATGCTGGGCTGGCCCGCCCTGACCGCCGTGGCCGCCGGCGGACCGAGCGTCTCGGCCGGCAGGCCCGCCGCCGCGAGCAGTACCAACGGCGCCTACACCGCCGCCAACGTCACCGACGGCAACCAGTCCTCGTACTGGGAGAGCGCCGGCAGCACCTTCCCGCAATGGGTGCAGACCGACCTCGGAGCCACCACCCGCGTCGACCAGGTGGTGCTCAAGCTCCCCGCCACCTGGGAGAGCCGCAACCAGACCCTGTCCGTCCAGGGCAGCGCCGACGGCACCAGCTTCAGCACCCTCGTGAGCTCGGCGACCCACACCTTCGGCCAGGGCGCCGGAAACGTGGTCACCATCGGCTTCCCGGCCACCCAGGCCCGGTACGTGCGGATCGACATCACCGCCAACACCGGCTGGCAGGCCGCCCAGCTCTCCGAGCTGGAGGTCCGCGCCCCCGGTGAGTCCGGGACCAACCTGGCCCTCGGCAAGACGCTCACCGCGAGCAGCAACACCCAGGTCTACGTGCCGGGCAACGCCAACGACGGCAACGCCGCCAGCTACTGGGAGAGCGTCAACAACGCCATGCCCCAGTGGCTCCAGGCCGACCTCGGCTCCTCCGTCCGCGTGGACCGGGTGGTCCTCAAGCTCCCCGAGAACTGGGGCGCCCGCACCCAGACCCTCAAGATCCAGGGCAGCGCCAACGGCACGGACTACCTCGACCTGACGGCGTCCAAGGGGTACGACTTCAGCCCCGCCGGCGGCAACACGGTGAGCATCACCTTCGACGCCACCACCACCCGCTACGTACGGGTGTGGATAGCGTCCAACTCCGTACAGCCCGGCGGGCAGCTCTCCGAGCTGGAGATCTACGGCCCGACGACCGGCGACACCCAGGCCCCGACGGCCCCGACGGCGCTCGCCTACACCGAGCCCGCCACGGGCCAGATCAAGCTGACCTGGACCGCCGCCACCGACAACACGGGCGTCACCGGGTACGACGTCTACGCCAACAACCAACTGCGCACCAGCGTCGCGGGCAACGTCACCACCTACACCGACACCCAGCCGGCCTCCGCGAGCGTGACCTACTACGTCCGGGCCAAGGACGCGGCCGGCAACCAGTCGGGGAACAGCAACAGCGTCACCCGCGCCGGCGACACCGGTGACACCCAGGCCCCGACCATCCCGGGCGCCCTGACCTTCACCGAGCCGGCCGCCGGGCAGATCAAGCTGGCCTGGCAGGCCTCCACCGACAACACCGGTGTCACCGGCTACGAGGTGTTCGCCAACAACGTCCTGCTCACCACGGTCGCGGGCAACGTCACCACCTACACGGACGCCCAGCCGGCCACCGCCACGGTGAGCTACTTCGTGCGGGCCAAGGACGCGGCGGGCAACCGCTCCGGCGACAGCAACTCCGTGACGCGCAACGGAAGCGGCGGTACGGGCGGCTCCAACCTGGCCGTCGGCAAGCCCATCGAGGGCTCCTCCGTGATCCACACCTTCGTCGCGGAGAACGCCAACGACAACAGCACCTCCACCTACTGGGAGGGCGCCGGCGGTGCCTACCCGAGCACCCTGACCGTCAAGCTCGGCGCCAACGCCGACGTCGACCGCCTGGTCCTCAAGCTCAACCCGGACAGCAGCTGGGGCACCCGCACCCAGAACATCCAGGTGCTCGGCCGCGAGCAGAGCGCCTCGGGCGTCACCGGCCTGGTGGCCGCCAAGGACTACGTCTTCAACCCGGCCTCCGGCTCCAACACCGTCACCATCCCGGTCGGCGCCCGGATCGCGGACGTGCAGCTGCGCTTCACCTCCAACACCGGGTCCTCCAACGGTCAGATCGCCGAGTTCCAGGTCATGGGGGTCGCGGCGCCCAACCCGGACCTCCAGGTCACCGCGGTGAGCGCCAGCCCGGCCGCCCCGGTCGAGTCGGACTCCGTCACCCTGTCCGCCACCGTCAAGAACACCGGCCCGGCCCCGGCGCCGGCGACCTCCGTCTCCTTCCAGCTCGGCGGTTCGAAGATCGCCTCCGCCAACGTGCCCGCGCTGGCCGCCGGGGCCTCGGCCACCGTCACGGCCGCCATCGGACCGCGCGACGCGGGCAGCTACCCGCTGAGCGCGATCGTCGACGAGGCGAACACGGTCGTAGAGCAGAACGACACCAACAACAGCCTCACCGGCTCCCCGCTGGTGGTCCGCCCGGTCGACAGTTCCGACCTGGTGGCCTCCTCCGTCGGGTGGTCGCCGAGCGCCCCGTCCGCCGGTCAGTCCGTGGGCTTCTCCGTCACGGTCAAGAACCAGGGCACCGTGGCCGCCGCGGCGGGCACCCACGGCGTCACCCTCACGCTGCAGGACGCGGGCGGCGCGACCATCCGTACGCTGAGCGGATCCTTCAGCGGCGCGCTCGCGGCCGGTGCCTCCTCGGCGCCGATCGCGCTCGGCAACTGGACCGCGGCCAACGGCAAGTACACCGTCAAGGTGGTCCTCGCCGACGATGCCAACGAACTGCCGGTCAAGCGCGCCAACAACACGTCCAGCAAGCCCTTCTTCGTCGGCCGCGGGGCGAACATGCCCTTCGACACCTACGAGGCCGAGGACGGCGTCGTCGGTGGCGGAGCCAACGTGGTCGGCCCCAACCGGACCGTCGGCGACATCGCGGGCGAGGCCTCGGGCCGCAAGGCCGTGAACCTGGACGCGACGGGCGAGTACGTCGAGTTCACCACCCGCGCCGCGACCAACACCCTGGTCACCCGCTTCTCCATCCCGGACGCCCCGGGCGGCGGCGGCATCGACTCCACCATCAACGTCTACGTCAACGGCGCCTTGAAGAAGGCCCTGCCGCTGACCTCGAAGTACGCCTGGCTCTACGGAGCCGAGGCCGGACCGGGTAATGCCCCGAGCGCCGGTGCCCCGCGGCACATCTACGACGAGGCGAACATCCTCCTCGGCGAGACCGTCCCGGCGGGCAGCAAGATCCGCCTCCAGAAGGACACGGCGAACACCACCACCTACGCGATCGACTTCGTGAGCCTGGAACAGGCCACGGTGATCGCCAACCCCGACCCGGCGACCTACACGGTGCCCGCCGGCTTCACCCACCAGGACGTGCAGAACGCCCTGGACAAGGTCCGCATGGACACCACGGGCAAGCTCGTGGGCGTCTACCTGCCGCCGGGCGACTACGACACGGCGAGCAAGTTCCAGGTGTACGGCAAGGCCGTGCAGGTCGTCGGCGCCGGACCGTGGTTCACCCGCTTCCACGCCCCGTCCTCGCAGGACAACACCGACAACGGCTGGCGCGCGGAGGGCACCGCGAAGGGTTCGTCCTTCACGGGGTTCGCCTACTTCGGCAACTACACCTCGCGCATCGACGGTCCGGGCAAGGTCTTCGACTTCGCCAACGTGACCGACATGACCATCGACAACGTCTGGAACGAACACCAGGTGTGCCTCTACTGGGGCGCCAACACCGACCGGATCACGATCAAGAACTCGCGGATCCGCGACACCTTCGCCGACGGCATCAACATGACCAACGGCAGCACGGACAACCTCGTGGCCAACATCGAGGCCCGTTCCACGGGTGACGACAGCTTCGCGCTGTTCTCCGCCATCGACGCGGGCGGCGCGGACATGAAGAACAACGTCTACGAGAACCTGAGCGCCATCCTGACCTGGCGCGCGGCCGGTGTCGCCGTCTACGGCGGCTTCAACAACACCTTCCGCAACATCTACATCGCCGACATCCTCGTCTACTCGGGCATCACCATCAGCTCGCTGGACTTCGGGTATCCGATGAACGGATTCGGGACCGACCCGACGCTCTTCGAGAACATCTCGATCGTCCGGGCCGGAGGCCATTTCTGGGGGGCGCAGACCTTCCCCGGAATCTGGATCTTCTCGGCTTCCAAGGTGTTCCAGGGAATCCGCATCAACAACGTCGACATCGTCGATCCGACCTACAGCGGAATCATGTTCCAGACGCAGTACGTCGGCGGCCAGCCGGTCAATCCCATCAAGGACACCATCCTGAAGGACATCACCATCACGGGGGCGAAGAAGAGCGGGGACGCCTTCGACGCCAAGTCCGGATTCGGTCTCTGGGCGAACGAGATGCCCGAGGCGGGACAAGGACCGGCGGTGGGTGAGGTCACCATCCAGAACCTGAGGATGAGCGACAACGCCGTGGACGTGCGCAACACGACCTCGACGTTCAAGATCAACCAGTTGCCGTAG
- a CDS encoding sensor histidine kinase yields MSARRLGLPRRAASQILLTQLAIAAGVLALATGLFLAPLSAQLDDQAMRRALAIAQSAAADPSLAAGLLGSAPSPDSPVQASAERIRSATGAEYVVVMDLDGIRRSHPSPDRIGRPVSTDPRDVLAGRQVMEIDDGTLGRSARGKVPLLAADGEVVGAVSVGIAYDSVQGRLLGAIPGLLAYAGGALAAGALAAYLLSRRIHRQTRDLAFSDIAGLLAEREAMLHSIREGVIALDRTGRIRLVNDEAARLLGLAPEAAGAVAGRALDEVLGTGRTTDVLTGRVTGRDLLTVQGPRVLVANRMPTEDGGAVATLRDRTELEHLGRELDSTKGLIDALRAQDHEHANRLHTLLGLLELGLYEEAVEFVTEVVGVHRSTAEQVTEKVHDPLLAALLMGKATVAAERGVPLRLADSALLPDRLVDPGGLVTILGNLVDNALDAAVGSAAPLVEVDIRADGRTAVLRVRDSGPGVPVARREEIFTEGWSTKKPQAGGAHRGRGLGLALVRRLAERQGGTVRAGEATGGGAEFSVVLPEALR; encoded by the coding sequence ATGAGCGCTCGGCGCCTCGGGCTGCCCAGACGGGCCGCCTCGCAGATCCTGCTGACCCAGCTGGCGATCGCCGCCGGGGTCCTCGCCCTGGCCACCGGCCTCTTCCTGGCCCCGCTGAGCGCGCAGCTCGACGACCAGGCCATGCGGCGCGCCCTGGCCATCGCCCAGAGCGCCGCGGCCGACCCCTCCCTGGCCGCCGGCCTCCTCGGCTCGGCGCCCTCGCCCGACAGCCCCGTACAGGCCTCCGCGGAACGGATCCGCTCGGCCACGGGCGCCGAGTACGTGGTGGTCATGGACCTGGACGGCATCCGCCGCTCGCACCCGAGCCCCGACCGCATCGGGCGGCCCGTCTCCACCGACCCCCGCGACGTGCTGGCCGGCCGCCAGGTCATGGAGATCGACGACGGCACCCTGGGCCGCTCCGCGCGCGGCAAGGTCCCCCTGCTCGCCGCCGACGGCGAGGTCGTCGGCGCCGTCTCGGTCGGCATCGCCTACGACAGCGTCCAGGGCCGCCTGCTCGGCGCCATCCCGGGCCTGCTCGCGTACGCGGGCGGCGCCCTGGCCGCGGGCGCCCTCGCCGCCTACCTGCTCTCGCGCAGGATCCACCGGCAGACCCGCGACCTGGCCTTCTCCGATATCGCGGGCCTGCTCGCCGAACGCGAGGCGATGCTGCACTCCATCCGGGAAGGTGTGATCGCCCTCGACCGGACCGGCCGGATCCGGCTGGTCAACGACGAGGCGGCCCGGCTCCTCGGCCTCGCCCCCGAGGCCGCCGGCGCCGTAGCGGGGCGCGCTCTGGACGAGGTGCTCGGCACGGGCCGCACCACCGACGTCCTCACCGGCCGGGTCACCGGCCGCGACCTGCTCACCGTGCAGGGCCCCCGGGTGCTGGTCGCCAACCGGATGCCCACCGAGGACGGCGGAGCCGTGGCCACCCTGCGCGACCGCACCGAGCTGGAGCACCTGGGCCGCGAGCTCGACTCCACCAAGGGCCTGATCGACGCCCTGCGCGCTCAGGACCACGAACACGCCAACCGGCTCCACACCCTCCTCGGACTCCTGGAGCTGGGCCTGTACGAGGAAGCCGTGGAGTTCGTCACGGAGGTGGTCGGCGTGCACCGCAGCACCGCCGAGCAGGTCACCGAGAAGGTGCACGACCCCCTCCTCGCCGCCCTGCTGATGGGCAAGGCCACGGTCGCGGCGGAACGCGGCGTACCCCTGCGGCTGGCCGATTCCGCCCTGCTGCCCGACCGTCTCGTCGACCCGGGGGGCCTGGTCACCATCCTCGGCAACCTGGTCGACAACGCGCTGGACGCCGCGGTCGGCTCGGCCGCGCCGCTGGTCGAGGTCGACATCCGGGCGGACGGCCGCACCGCGGTCCTGCGGGTCCGCGACAGCGGCCCCGGCGTCCCGGTGGCACGCCGCGAGGAGATCTTCACCGAGGGCTGGTCGACCAAGAAGCCCCAGGCCGGCGGCGCCCACCGCGGACGCGGGCTCGGCCTCGCCCTGGTGCGGCGCCTGGCCGAACGGCAGGGCGGCACGGTCCGGGCCGGCGAGGCGACCGGCGGAGGGGCGGAATTCTCCGTCGTGCTCCCGGAGGCCCTGCGATGA